DNA sequence from the Sphingomonas taxi genome:
CGCTTCCTTCTCGCCGACCTTGCGGGGGGATACAGGCTTGCTCATCAGCGCTTGCCCTTCTTGTCAGCGGCGTGACCCGGGAAGTAGCGCGTCGGCGCGAACTCACCCAGCTTCATGCCGACCATGTCTTCATTGACCGACACCGGCACGAACTTGCGGCCGTTGTAGACGTTGAACGTGAGGCCGACGAACGACGGCAGGATGGTGGAACGACGCGACCAGGTCTTGATCGGCGCGCGGCCACCGGCATCCTGCGCGGTTTCCGCCTTCTTCAGAAGGCTCAGTTCGACGAACGGGCCCTTCCAGACTGAACGAGCCATGGTTAGCCCTTCCTCTTAGTCGAATGACGCGACCGGATGATCATCTTGTCGGTCGACTTATTGTGACGGGTGCGAGCACCCTTGGTCGGCTTGCCCCAGGGCGTAACCGGATGACGGCCGCCCGAGGTCCGGCCTTCGCCACCGCCGTGCGGATGGTCGACCGGGTTCTTGGCGACGCCGCGGGTCAGCGGACGCTTGCCCATCCAGCGAGAACGCCCGGCCTTGCCGAGGTTCTGGTTCTGGTTGTCCGGGTTCGACACCGCACCGACCGTCGCCATGCACTCGCCACGGATGTAGCGCTGCTCGCCCGAGTTGAGGCGGACGATGACCATGCCGCGGTCACGACCGACGACCTGCACGTAGGTGCCGGCCGAACGGGCGATCTGACCACCCTTGCCCGGCTTCATCTCCACGTTGTGGACGATGGTGCCGACGGGCACCTGGCCCAGCTCCATGGCGTTGCCCGGCTTGGTGTCGGTCTTCTTGGCCGCGAGGACCTTGTCGCCCGGCGCCAGCCGCTGCGGCGCGATGATGTAGGCCAGCTCTTCGTCGGCATACTTCACCAGCGCGATGAACGCGGTGCGGTTGGGGTCATATTCCAGACGCTCGACCGTGCCCTCGACGTCCCACTTGCGACGCTTGAAGTCGACGTAGCGATACTTTTGCTTGTGACCGCCGGCGATGCCGCGCGACGTCACATGACCCTTGTTGTTGCGACCACCGGTCTTGCGCTTGCCTTCGGTAAGCGCCTTGACCGGCTTGCCCTTGT
Encoded proteins:
- the rpsS gene encoding 30S ribosomal protein S19 codes for the protein MARSVWKGPFVELSLLKKAETAQDAGGRAPIKTWSRRSTILPSFVGLTFNVYNGRKFVPVSVNEDMVGMKLGEFAPTRYFPGHAADKKGKR
- the rplB gene encoding 50S ribosomal protein L2, whose protein sequence is MALKHYNPTSPARRGLILVDKSALYKGKPVKALTEGKRKTGGRNNKGHVTSRGIAGGHKQKYRYVDFKRRKWDVEGTVERLEYDPNRTAFIALVKYADEELAYIIAPQRLAPGDKVLAAKKTDTKPGNAMELGQVPVGTIVHNVEMKPGKGGQIARSAGTYVQVVGRDRGMVIVRLNSGEQRYIRGECMATVGAVSNPDNQNQNLGKAGRSRWMGKRPLTRGVAKNPVDHPHGGGEGRTSGGRHPVTPWGKPTKGARTRHNKSTDKMIIRSRHSTKRKG